The proteins below are encoded in one region of Ascaphus truei isolate aAscTru1 chromosome 10, aAscTru1.hap1, whole genome shotgun sequence:
- the BTF3L4 gene encoding transcription factor BTF3 homolog 4 — translation MNQEKLAKLQAQVRIGGKGTARRKKKVVHRTATADDKKLQSSLKKLAVNNIAGIEEVNMIKDDGTVIHFNNPKVQASLSANTFAITGHAEAKQITEMLPGILSQLGADSLTSLRKLAEQFPRQVLDSKAPKPEDIDEEEDDVPDLVENFDEASKNEAN, via the exons ATGAATCAAGAAAAGTTAGCAAAGCTTCAGGCGCAGGTCCGGATAGGGGGCAAG GGTACAGCCCGCAGAAAGAAGAAGGTCGTGCACAGGACAGCAACTGCAGACGACAAGAAACTTCAGAGCTCTCTGAAGAAACTGGCAGTAAATAACATCGCTGGCATTGAGGAG GTGAATATGATTAAAGACGACGGCACCGTTATCCATTTCAACAACCCCAAGGTCCAGGCTTCCCTCTCCGCCAACACTTTCGCAATCACCGGCCACGCAGAAGCCAAACAGATCACAGAAATGCTACCGGGGATTCTCAGCCAGCTGGGGGCCGACAGCCTCACAAGTCTCCGCAAGTTAGCCGAACAGTTCCCCAGGCAGG TTTTGGACAGTAAAGCACCCAAACCCGAGGACATCGATGAGGAAGAAGACGATGTTCCTG atCTTGTAGAGAATTTTGATGAAGCGTCAAAGAATGAAGCAAACTGA